From a region of the Tenggerimyces flavus genome:
- a CDS encoding ROK family transcriptional regulator, which yields MNAGLVLDTLRQSSPLSVTEIGVMTGLSRPTVDAAVEDLSRLGLVLPADGSTVTRRGRPARRFAFHSSAGYVVGIDIGYEAVNVVVSDLNGEPVVELSRPIPFSATRRRRIAEVRRTAFLAVERAGAAPASVLAAAVASPGIIDTTSGRVIFCSALPHWSDFDLRSELTDALGWHVEIDNDANLGAVGERWKGLARSTGDLVFFLVGGRIGAGIMIDGRLVRGHRGGAGEIGFLDMWDEARTTKGSLASATAATVAELVGWGSATPSRASLRAPSEGDLEWGIDTRAVLEAARGGSRRARSDLERFLASTSYVLATMAMLLNPSLIVLGGGSADDVLLSPLRDLLARLTHDRMSAPPSLAASDLGERVIALGAVRQALDYVESRLLDHL from the coding sequence ATGAACGCAGGTCTGGTGCTCGACACGCTACGCCAGTCGAGCCCGCTGAGCGTGACCGAGATCGGCGTGATGACCGGATTGTCGAGGCCCACTGTCGATGCCGCGGTCGAGGACTTGTCCCGCCTCGGACTGGTGCTTCCCGCCGACGGTTCGACGGTCACGCGGCGCGGCCGTCCCGCGCGGCGGTTCGCGTTCCATTCCTCGGCTGGGTACGTCGTCGGAATCGATATCGGCTACGAAGCGGTGAACGTCGTCGTGAGCGATCTGAACGGCGAGCCGGTGGTCGAGCTGTCCCGCCCGATTCCGTTCTCGGCCACCCGCCGGCGCCGGATCGCGGAGGTCCGGCGGACCGCGTTCCTGGCCGTCGAACGTGCCGGCGCGGCTCCTGCGTCGGTGCTTGCGGCGGCCGTTGCGAGTCCGGGCATCATCGACACGACGTCGGGCCGGGTGATCTTCTGCAGCGCGTTGCCGCACTGGTCGGACTTCGACCTGCGCTCGGAGCTCACGGACGCGTTGGGGTGGCACGTCGAGATCGACAACGACGCGAACCTAGGCGCTGTGGGCGAGCGGTGGAAAGGGCTTGCCCGTTCCACCGGTGACCTGGTCTTCTTCCTCGTCGGCGGCCGGATCGGCGCGGGGATCATGATCGACGGCCGGCTCGTTCGCGGTCATCGCGGCGGGGCCGGCGAGATCGGGTTCCTGGACATGTGGGACGAGGCGCGTACGACGAAGGGCTCGCTGGCGTCGGCCACGGCGGCCACCGTCGCGGAGCTCGTCGGCTGGGGATCCGCGACGCCCTCGCGCGCCTCGCTGCGGGCGCCGTCGGAGGGCGACCTCGAGTGGGGCATCGACACCCGCGCCGTCCTGGAGGCCGCCCGCGGTGGGTCGCGGCGGGCACGGTCGGATCTCGAACGCTTCCTCGCGAGCACGAGCTACGTCCTCGCCACCATGGCGATGCTGCTGAACCCCTCCCTGATCGTCCTGGGCGGCGGCTCAGCGGACGACGTCCTGCTGTCTCCGTTGCGCGACCTGCTCGCCCGCCTCACCCACGACCGCATGTCGGCACCCCCCTCGCTGGCCGCCTCCGACCTCGGCGAACGCGTGATCGCCCTCGGCGCCGTCCGCCAAGCCCTCGACTACGTCGAGTCGCGACTGCTCGATCACCTCTAA
- a CDS encoding ABC transporter ATP-binding protein, translating to MTDVLAARGLTRHFKVGGAFGGHTLHAVDDVDLTIGEREIVALVGESGSGKSTVARLLAQLYPPTAGEISFRGSLVTSLRGRKRQLDYRRRVQMVFQDPFSSLSPVYPVAHPILRALKLHRRDLNGTQREAEAARLLEEVGLTPASDVLHKYPYELSGGQRQRVGFAAALACRPEVILADEPVSMLDVSIRIGILNLMARLRETEGVSFLYITHDLASARYVADRMLVMYAGHVVESGPCEQVLTDPQHPYTKLLLSAAPDPWAPLAVPTDDVGEPPRVIDPEEGCRFQPRCPVAIDVCRSVTPRLADTRPGHAAACHVAHQEAGLEPQSRTG from the coding sequence ATGACCGACGTCCTGGCCGCGCGCGGCCTCACCCGGCACTTCAAGGTCGGCGGAGCGTTCGGCGGCCACACGCTGCACGCCGTTGACGACGTGGACCTCACGATCGGCGAACGTGAGATCGTCGCGCTGGTAGGCGAAAGTGGCTCCGGCAAGTCGACCGTCGCGCGACTGCTCGCCCAGTTGTACCCGCCGACCGCGGGCGAGATCTCGTTCCGCGGCTCGCTGGTGACGTCGCTGCGGGGTCGCAAGCGGCAGCTCGACTACCGGCGTCGCGTGCAGATGGTGTTCCAGGATCCGTTCAGCTCGCTGAGCCCGGTCTACCCGGTCGCGCATCCGATCCTGCGGGCGCTCAAGCTGCACCGCCGCGACCTCAACGGCACCCAGCGCGAGGCCGAGGCGGCCCGGCTGCTCGAGGAGGTCGGGCTGACGCCGGCGTCCGACGTGCTGCACAAGTACCCTTACGAACTGTCCGGTGGGCAACGGCAACGCGTCGGGTTCGCCGCCGCGCTCGCGTGCCGACCCGAGGTGATCCTCGCCGACGAGCCCGTCTCGATGCTCGACGTCTCGATCCGTATCGGCATCCTCAACCTGATGGCGCGGCTGCGGGAGACCGAGGGCGTCTCGTTCCTCTACATCACCCACGACCTGGCGTCGGCGCGGTACGTCGCGGACCGGATGCTCGTGATGTACGCGGGCCACGTCGTCGAGAGCGGACCGTGCGAGCAGGTGCTCACCGATCCGCAACACCCGTACACGAAGCTGTTGCTGTCCGCGGCACCCGACCCGTGGGCCCCGCTGGCCGTGCCGACGGACGACGTCGGCGAGCCGCCCCGGGTGATCGACCCCGAGGAGGGCTGCCGCTTCCAGCCGCGGTGCCCGGTCGCGATCGACGTCTGCCGCAGCGTGACGCCGAGGCTCGCCGACACCCGGCCTGGCCACGCGGCGGCGTGCCACGTGGCCCATCAGGAAGCCGGCTTGGAGCCTCAGTCCAGAACGGGGTAG
- a CDS encoding ABC transporter ATP-binding protein produces MIRPETEARLGEAATGPLLAVEDLVVEYGLDQPVRAVDHVSLTVNRGEFIGIVGESGCGKSTLLYAIAKLLSEPARIVSGTVDFNGNNMVELTEAELRQIRWRDYSVVMQSAMNALNPVLSIGDQLQDAMLAHEKVSADAIRTRSEEALRLVGIDPIHLKSYPHQLSGGMRQRAMIAMALVFRPDLVIMDEPTSALDVVAQRSLMMRIKQLQKEFGFAVLFVTHDMSLVSHFSDRLAIMYAGQIVELGRTRDVFNAPQHPYSVGLLQAFPSVFGERKELTGIPGSPPDLRHPPSGCRFHPRCPQRMEVCDDVEPEAVTVGGSDLVRCHLFTGAGAGSR; encoded by the coding sequence ATGATCCGGCCGGAGACCGAGGCACGGTTGGGCGAGGCGGCCACGGGACCGCTGCTCGCCGTCGAGGACCTGGTCGTCGAGTACGGTCTCGACCAACCTGTCCGCGCGGTCGACCATGTCAGCCTGACCGTCAACCGCGGCGAGTTCATCGGCATCGTCGGCGAGTCGGGCTGCGGCAAGTCGACCTTGCTGTACGCGATCGCCAAGCTGCTCAGCGAACCGGCCCGCATCGTCAGCGGAACGGTCGACTTCAACGGCAACAACATGGTCGAGCTGACCGAGGCCGAGCTCCGGCAGATCCGCTGGCGCGACTACTCCGTCGTCATGCAGAGCGCGATGAACGCCCTCAACCCGGTGCTCTCCATCGGCGACCAGCTCCAGGACGCGATGCTCGCGCACGAGAAGGTCTCGGCGGACGCGATCAGGACCAGGTCCGAAGAGGCGCTGCGGCTCGTCGGCATCGACCCGATCCACCTGAAGAGCTACCCGCACCAGCTCTCCGGCGGCATGCGGCAGCGGGCGATGATCGCGATGGCGCTGGTGTTCCGCCCGGACCTCGTCATCATGGACGAGCCGACGTCCGCACTCGACGTCGTTGCCCAACGCTCGTTGATGATGCGGATCAAGCAGCTGCAGAAGGAGTTCGGCTTCGCCGTGCTGTTCGTCACCCACGACATGTCGCTGGTGAGCCACTTCTCCGACCGGCTCGCGATCATGTACGCGGGGCAGATCGTCGAGCTCGGCCGTACCCGCGACGTGTTCAACGCCCCGCAACATCCTTACAGCGTGGGACTTCTGCAGGCGTTCCCGTCGGTGTTCGGCGAGCGCAAGGAGCTCACCGGCATCCCGGGCAGCCCGCCGGACCTGCGGCATCCGCCGAGCGGATGCCGCTTCCATCCGCGCTGCCCGCAGCGGATGGAGGTCTGCGACGACGTCGAGCCGGAGGCGGTCACGGTGGGTGGGTCGGACCTGGTGCGCTGCCACCTGTTCACTGGAGCGGGGGCGGGGTCGCGATGA
- a CDS encoding GNAT family N-acetyltransferase, producing MEIRTFAESDRPLMMELAAEAGKDALTGSLWGDPESEAAVYLTPYYTLEPESFFVAVVNGSLAGYLAGSLGTAVPSEEKRMDAVIREYRLMSRKESRGFFMRAMFDSVSSTLLRRPTAGELEDPRWPAHLHLNVVPSARGTGAAAGLMEAWFARLRAEGSTGCYLQTLVENVRAVRFFTKMGFTPHGDAPFVPGIRGPKGEKLHQQTMVWSP from the coding sequence ATGGAGATCCGCACGTTCGCCGAGAGCGACCGCCCATTGATGATGGAGCTCGCCGCTGAGGCGGGCAAGGACGCGTTGACAGGCTCGTTGTGGGGCGATCCGGAGTCGGAGGCGGCGGTCTATCTCACGCCGTACTACACGCTGGAGCCGGAGTCGTTCTTCGTCGCCGTTGTCAACGGCTCGTTGGCGGGCTACTTGGCGGGCTCGCTGGGCACCGCGGTGCCGAGCGAGGAGAAGCGGATGGACGCGGTGATCCGCGAGTACCGCCTGATGTCGCGGAAGGAGTCGCGCGGCTTCTTTATGCGGGCGATGTTCGACTCCGTCTCGTCGACGCTGCTGCGGCGGCCGACCGCCGGCGAGCTGGAGGATCCGCGCTGGCCGGCGCACCTGCACCTCAACGTCGTTCCTTCGGCCCGCGGCACCGGCGCGGCCGCCGGGCTGATGGAGGCCTGGTTCGCGCGGCTTCGCGCCGAGGGCTCCACCGGCTGCTACCTGCAGACGCTGGTGGAGAACGTCCGCGCGGTGCGGTTCTTCACCAAGATGGGCTTCACGCCGCACGGCGACGCGCCGTTCGTGCCCGGCATCCGCGGCCCGAAGGGCGAGAAGCTGCACCAGCAGACGATGGTCTGGAGTCCGTGA
- a CDS encoding FAD-binding oxidoreductase gives MTLQAATKGRVLEPADADFEPASKPWNVAVPQSVAAVVEATDADDVASVVRYARKEGLTVAVQPNGHGASGNADGVILLRTKALQTIEVNAAERTAKVGAGVSWGQAQAATEAHGLTGLPGSAPVVSVVGYTLGGGLGWFARKYGLAAHSVRAFDLVDADGNQQHVTADSDADLFWALRGSGGDLAIVTAVEYGLYEAPGLYGGALAWPADKAADVLATFKEVTAQAPDELTLWFGRLEIPNGPPPMVAIQAAYLGDADAGQALLAAFDKLGDPLQDTRQERTLAELAAITNDPTDPSPGKGRSSMLTSLNDDVTETLLDGSLAPLLALQLRHTGGALAAAGPDAGPHGSIAEPYLLYAFGLPLSPELAAGISTKLDEYEAKLGDNVSGRKPFTFLTGGESASDAFDQPTIERLRQLKRDRDPANVFRSNYPVLD, from the coding sequence ATGACTCTGCAAGCAGCGACCAAGGGCCGGGTTCTCGAGCCGGCCGACGCCGACTTCGAGCCGGCCAGCAAGCCGTGGAACGTAGCCGTCCCTCAGTCTGTCGCGGCCGTGGTCGAGGCGACCGACGCCGACGACGTGGCGAGTGTTGTTCGCTATGCGCGCAAAGAAGGCCTGACGGTCGCCGTCCAGCCGAACGGGCACGGGGCGAGCGGCAACGCCGACGGCGTGATTCTCCTTCGTACCAAGGCACTCCAGACCATCGAGGTCAACGCCGCCGAGCGCACCGCGAAGGTGGGCGCCGGCGTCAGCTGGGGCCAGGCACAGGCCGCGACCGAGGCGCACGGCCTGACCGGGCTCCCCGGCAGCGCACCGGTGGTGAGCGTCGTCGGCTACACCCTCGGCGGCGGCCTCGGCTGGTTCGCCCGCAAGTACGGTCTCGCGGCGCACAGCGTGCGCGCGTTCGACCTCGTCGACGCCGACGGCAACCAGCAGCACGTCACCGCGGACTCCGACGCCGACCTGTTCTGGGCACTGCGGGGCTCCGGCGGCGACCTCGCGATCGTGACCGCGGTCGAGTACGGCCTCTACGAGGCGCCCGGCCTGTACGGCGGCGCGCTGGCGTGGCCCGCGGACAAGGCCGCGGACGTGCTCGCCACGTTCAAGGAAGTGACCGCGCAGGCACCCGACGAGCTGACCCTCTGGTTCGGCCGGCTGGAGATCCCGAACGGACCGCCGCCTATGGTCGCGATCCAGGCCGCCTACCTGGGCGACGCCGACGCCGGACAGGCGCTGCTGGCCGCGTTCGACAAGCTCGGCGACCCGCTCCAGGACACCCGCCAGGAACGCACCCTGGCCGAGCTGGCCGCGATCACCAACGACCCGACCGACCCGTCGCCGGGCAAGGGTCGCTCCTCGATGCTGACCAGCCTGAACGACGACGTCACCGAGACCCTGCTCGACGGCTCGCTCGCACCGCTACTCGCCCTCCAGCTCCGCCACACCGGCGGCGCGCTCGCCGCGGCCGGGCCGGACGCCGGACCGCACGGGTCGATCGCCGAGCCGTACCTGCTGTACGCGTTCGGTCTCCCGCTCAGCCCGGAGCTGGCCGCGGGCATCAGCACCAAGCTCGACGAGTACGAAGCAAAGCTGGGCGACAACGTCAGCGGGCGGAAGCCGTTCACGTTCCTCACCGGTGGCGAGTCGGCCTCCGACGCGTTCGACCAGCCGACGATCGAACGGCTGCGGCAGCTCAAGCGCGACCGCGACCCGGCGAACGTGTTCCGCTCGAACTACCCCGTTCTGGACTGA
- a CDS encoding metallopeptidase family protein, protein MSGGLPDPLAGPDPGAGVRPGSRRDRHGRGMRGPLAVGGPLAPDGVPVARTRSQRFDDLVLDAVEELERRYAKELSGVEFAVEDVPDPTTAPDEEDIPLGVLVEPGPNRPARIVIYRRPIELRTVGSSELSALVHDVVVEQVAELLGIDPEQIDPDYGTEID, encoded by the coding sequence ATGTCCGGAGGGCTTCCAGATCCCCTCGCCGGCCCCGACCCAGGCGCCGGCGTACGGCCTGGTTCCCGCCGCGACCGACACGGGCGCGGCATGCGCGGCCCGCTCGCCGTCGGCGGCCCACTCGCGCCGGACGGGGTACCGGTGGCGCGGACCCGTTCGCAGCGCTTCGACGACCTGGTCCTGGACGCGGTCGAGGAGCTCGAACGCAGGTACGCCAAGGAACTGTCCGGCGTCGAGTTCGCGGTCGAGGACGTTCCCGACCCGACGACCGCGCCGGACGAGGAGGACATCCCGCTCGGCGTCCTGGTGGAGCCCGGTCCGAACAGACCGGCCCGAATCGTGATCTACCGCCGCCCGATCGAGCTGCGCACGGTCGGCTCGTCCGAATTGTCCGCACTCGTCCACGATGTCGTCGTCGAACAAGTCGCCGAGCTGCTGGGCATCGATCCCGAGCAGATCGACCCCGACTACGGGACCGAGATCGACTGA
- a CDS encoding ABC transporter substrate-binding protein has product MRRTRFFWAALGLSVVALVAAACGGQQGGSGNQNNAGAKGTLAIVNASGSLWTCNFNPFAPAAGQTRGAVWEPLIFINSLNGKEQPWLATEYKWSEDQKELTFTTREGVKWTDGKPFTAKDVAFTFNLAKENEATDSYALWGEGVLDSVTATDDKTVVFKFKRVSTSSFFFLAGQTNILPEHIWSSITDPVKELMKEPVGTGPYKVGECTPQAITYTKNASYWQPGKPKVEKVLYPAFTDNQPANLYLAQGKGDWGGQFIPNIDNYWVNKDKANRKYWFPPNGSVFIALNVTDPLLKDKRVRQALVYATDGPKVSKDGMYGYQPPANQAGIPTPTFEEWIDQAAVDKAGYKYDPAKVAELLGQAGFKKGADGMFQQPDGKPFKLSIINNGGFTDWVASVQVLVGSFKAAGIELEALNLNGQQYDQRKSQGEFQLAYSGASTGPTPFYELRDIMYGEYFQPIGKDTFRNFERWKDPKTDQLIQQYDQTTDKNEQVAIVKQLSQIMLEEVPVIPVTQNVSWSQTDTTRFGNWPTAENPYANPAPYAQPDWGVVLLNLEPK; this is encoded by the coding sequence GTGCGTCGAACGCGGTTCTTCTGGGCAGCCCTGGGACTGTCCGTCGTCGCCCTGGTCGCCGCCGCTTGCGGCGGACAGCAGGGCGGATCAGGCAACCAGAACAATGCTGGAGCAAAGGGAACGTTGGCGATCGTCAACGCCTCCGGCTCCCTCTGGACGTGCAACTTCAACCCGTTCGCGCCGGCCGCTGGCCAGACGCGTGGCGCGGTGTGGGAGCCGTTGATCTTCATCAACTCACTGAACGGCAAGGAGCAACCCTGGCTCGCCACGGAGTACAAGTGGAGCGAGGACCAGAAGGAGCTGACGTTCACCACGCGCGAAGGCGTGAAGTGGACCGACGGCAAGCCGTTCACCGCCAAGGACGTGGCGTTCACGTTCAACCTGGCTAAGGAAAACGAGGCCACCGACTCCTATGCCCTCTGGGGTGAAGGCGTCCTCGACAGCGTGACCGCGACCGACGACAAGACCGTCGTCTTCAAGTTCAAGCGCGTCTCGACATCGTCGTTCTTCTTCCTCGCCGGGCAGACCAACATCCTTCCCGAGCACATCTGGTCGTCGATCACCGATCCGGTCAAGGAGCTCATGAAGGAACCGGTCGGCACCGGCCCGTACAAGGTGGGCGAGTGCACGCCGCAGGCCATCACGTACACGAAGAACGCGAGCTACTGGCAGCCCGGCAAGCCGAAGGTCGAGAAGGTGCTCTACCCGGCCTTCACCGACAACCAGCCCGCGAACCTCTATCTCGCACAGGGCAAGGGCGACTGGGGTGGCCAGTTCATCCCGAACATCGACAACTACTGGGTCAACAAGGACAAGGCGAACCGCAAGTACTGGTTCCCGCCGAACGGCAGCGTCTTCATCGCGCTCAACGTGACCGATCCCCTGCTGAAGGACAAGCGCGTCCGGCAGGCGCTGGTGTACGCGACCGATGGGCCGAAGGTGTCGAAGGACGGCATGTACGGCTACCAGCCGCCGGCGAACCAGGCGGGCATCCCGACGCCGACCTTCGAGGAGTGGATCGACCAGGCCGCCGTCGACAAGGCCGGCTACAAGTACGACCCGGCGAAGGTCGCCGAGCTGCTCGGCCAAGCAGGCTTCAAGAAGGGCGCCGACGGGATGTTCCAACAGCCCGACGGTAAGCCGTTCAAGCTGAGCATCATCAACAACGGTGGCTTCACCGACTGGGTCGCGTCCGTGCAGGTGCTCGTCGGCAGCTTCAAGGCCGCCGGGATCGAGCTCGAGGCGTTGAACCTCAACGGGCAGCAGTACGACCAGCGGAAATCCCAAGGTGAGTTCCAGCTCGCCTACTCGGGAGCGTCCACGGGACCGACGCCGTTCTACGAGCTCCGCGACATCATGTACGGCGAGTACTTCCAGCCGATCGGCAAGGACACGTTCCGCAACTTCGAACGGTGGAAGGACCCGAAGACCGACCAGCTGATCCAGCAGTACGACCAGACGACCGACAAGAACGAGCAGGTCGCGATCGTCAAGCAGCTCTCGCAGATCATGCTCGAAGAGGTGCCGGTGATTCCGGTGACGCAGAACGTCTCCTGGTCGCAGACCGACACCACGCGGTTCGGCAACTGGCCGACTGCTGAGAACCCGTACGCCAACCCGGCACCGTACGCGCAGCCTGACTGGGGTGTGGTGCTACTGAACCTCGAGCCGAAGTAG
- a CDS encoding phosphotransferase, with protein MSCRSRRREERATSPTTSRLPRHSTERASAFAGCVLGARSAWDAHADRALALAEVVASREADVSPRQLVHGDFWDNNVFFRGERLVAVADFDFLAVRPRLDDLALTLYFADSHLGLDTWRERMTPLRMLVESYDVAQDHPLSAAERLALPWAIGRQPLWGYGHWVVSLPEPAAQRHAAETERDLDRVAALVRDPRWAEAFVTR; from the coding sequence GTGAGCTGTCGGTCTCGCCGGCGGGAAGAACGTGCGACTTCGCCAACCACCTCGAGGCTTCCGCGGCACTCGACGGAACGCGCCTCGGCGTTCGCCGGATGCGTTCTTGGGGCCCGATCGGCGTGGGACGCCCACGCCGATCGGGCACTCGCGTTGGCCGAGGTCGTCGCCTCCCGCGAGGCCGACGTGTCGCCGCGGCAGCTCGTGCACGGCGACTTCTGGGACAACAACGTCTTCTTCCGCGGCGAGCGGCTCGTCGCGGTCGCGGACTTCGACTTCCTCGCCGTACGGCCGCGCCTCGACGATCTCGCGTTGACCCTCTACTTCGCCGACAGCCACCTCGGCCTCGACACATGGCGCGAGCGGATGACCCCACTGCGGATGCTGGTCGAGTCGTACGACGTGGCGCAGGACCACCCGCTGTCCGCGGCCGAACGGCTCGCGCTCCCGTGGGCGATCGGGCGGCAGCCGCTCTGGGGGTACGGGCACTGGGTCGTCTCGCTACCGGAACCCGCCGCGCAACGGCACGCGGCCGAGACCGAGCGCGACCTGGACCGGGTGGCCGCGTTGGTACGGGATCCGCGCTGGGCGGAGGCGTTCGTCACTCGCTGA
- a CDS encoding ABC transporter permease, whose translation MVAQNVPPVDPLEAVVPTPGRRRGGAISNLLIAVVRSPKALIGAVILVIFVLMALLAPLIAPHDPTSNEFERAVGPSAQHLLGTTAYGGDVFSQMVFGSRQSLLIAFLIGAIATTISALIGVAAAYIGNLPDHIISLVTDIFLVLPGLPLLIVISSYIRSSGIMVMVLVVALTSWAYGARQFRAQGLALRNREFLEAARVRGERTWYTIVFEILPTMTGLLVANFLGAAVYGLIAVVGLQFIGLGDISTVSWGSMMRWAHNNEALQAGAPLWELAPGVCIGLLGASITLLNYAFDEVSNPALRPPRRRVRRRRSSVTAEAAS comes from the coding sequence ATGGTCGCGCAGAACGTTCCCCCGGTCGACCCGCTCGAGGCCGTCGTCCCCACACCCGGCCGTCGCCGCGGCGGCGCGATCTCGAACCTGCTCATCGCGGTGGTCCGCAGCCCGAAGGCGCTGATCGGTGCGGTGATCCTCGTGATCTTCGTGCTGATGGCGCTGCTCGCGCCGTTGATCGCCCCGCACGACCCGACCAGCAACGAGTTCGAACGCGCGGTCGGCCCGTCCGCCCAGCACCTGCTCGGGACCACGGCGTACGGCGGCGACGTGTTCTCCCAGATGGTCTTCGGATCACGCCAGTCGTTGCTGATCGCGTTCCTCATCGGCGCGATCGCGACGACGATCTCCGCATTGATCGGCGTGGCGGCGGCGTACATCGGCAACCTGCCCGACCACATCATCTCGCTCGTGACCGACATCTTCCTGGTGCTGCCCGGGCTGCCCCTGCTGATCGTGATCAGCTCCTACATCCGCAGCAGCGGCATCATGGTGATGGTGCTGGTCGTGGCGCTCACCAGCTGGGCGTACGGTGCGCGACAGTTCCGCGCGCAGGGTTTGGCCTTGCGCAACAGGGAATTCCTCGAGGCGGCGCGGGTCCGCGGCGAGCGTACGTGGTACACGATCGTGTTCGAGATCCTGCCGACGATGACCGGGCTGCTGGTCGCGAACTTCCTCGGCGCGGCGGTGTACGGGCTGATCGCCGTGGTCGGGTTGCAGTTCATCGGGCTCGGCGACATCTCCACGGTCAGCTGGGGATCGATGATGCGGTGGGCGCACAACAACGAGGCGCTGCAGGCAGGCGCGCCGCTGTGGGAGCTGGCGCCGGGTGTGTGCATCGGGCTGTTGGGAGCGAGCATCACGTTGCTGAACTACGCGTTCGACGAAGTCAGCAACCCGGCCCTGCGTCCTCCGCGGCGCCGCGTTCGACGCCGGCGGTCGAGCGTGACGGCGGAGGCGGCGTCATGA
- a CDS encoding ABC transporter permease: MIRLLRRLEFFIVTFWAAVSINFLLPRLMPGDPIQQMMNRMKGQISPAARHSLEVMLGLNTTDPLVKQYFAYWGQVFRFDFGSSITYFPDSVTHVIAIALPWTLGLVGVTTIISFLLGTFLGAAAAWRRGGILDSVLPPVFAVVGALPFFFVGLLLLFIFAVVLGWAPVGFGYDVTLGLSMSWATVGQIIAHAVLPASAIIVTSIGGWVLTMRNTMIGVLTEDYVKMARAKGLSSTRIMFQYASRNAILPNLTGFAMSMGFVISGALLVELVFSYPGVGFILVQAVTGQDYPLMQALFLLITTATLISVLIADAVTYVIDPRTRVRA, from the coding sequence ATGATCCGACTGCTCCGTCGGTTGGAGTTCTTCATCGTCACGTTCTGGGCAGCAGTGAGTATCAACTTCCTGCTGCCCAGGCTGATGCCCGGCGATCCGATCCAGCAGATGATGAACCGGATGAAGGGTCAGATCAGCCCGGCGGCGAGGCACTCCCTCGAAGTCATGCTCGGCCTGAACACCACGGACCCGTTGGTGAAGCAGTACTTCGCCTACTGGGGACAGGTGTTCAGGTTCGACTTCGGGTCGTCGATCACGTACTTCCCCGACTCGGTGACGCACGTGATCGCGATCGCGCTGCCGTGGACTCTCGGGCTGGTCGGAGTCACGACGATCATCTCGTTCCTGCTCGGCACGTTCCTCGGCGCCGCCGCGGCTTGGCGGCGCGGAGGAATCCTCGACAGCGTGCTGCCACCGGTGTTCGCGGTCGTCGGCGCGTTGCCGTTCTTCTTTGTGGGCTTGCTCCTTCTGTTCATCTTCGCGGTCGTGCTCGGGTGGGCGCCGGTCGGTTTCGGGTACGACGTCACACTCGGGTTGTCGATGTCCTGGGCCACGGTCGGGCAGATCATCGCCCACGCCGTACTGCCGGCGAGCGCGATCATCGTCACCTCGATCGGCGGCTGGGTCCTCACCATGCGCAACACGATGATCGGCGTGCTCACCGAGGACTACGTGAAGATGGCGCGGGCCAAGGGGCTGTCGTCGACGCGGATCATGTTCCAGTACGCGAGCCGCAACGCGATCCTGCCCAACCTCACCGGCTTCGCGATGTCGATGGGCTTCGTGATCAGCGGCGCGCTGCTCGTCGAGCTCGTCTTCTCCTATCCCGGTGTGGGATTCATCCTCGTTCAGGCCGTCACCGGGCAGGACTACCCGCTGATGCAGGCGCTGTTCCTGCTGATCACGACCGCCACGCTGATCTCGGTGCTGATCGCCGACGCGGTGACGTACGTCATCGATCCGCGCACGAGGGTGAGGGCCTAG